aaagagaaaggtacatTTGGTATCactgaaaagccctaaatgttctctgtagatagcaaacggagttaattcagtagtatgcagtgggtgggacaTATTCAGGTTtaaaaatgtcctccacagaggacaaatttgaactactggtagtcaggaggatattgAGTGCAACATTTAACCTAAAGGTTTGATGACCTGATACCCCTACACTGTTTCCCTGCAGAATGTTCCAAATAGGTGTGTtttgaaaagcagcttttccagccttttgttgcccctgtcccaacttgtttgaaatgtgtggtataaaattcagaataaacttacttacaaaatgaatgaagttaatgaaaacatgacatatatttactttgtactgttttcaatggaATTTATGTTGAAAAGGATTAACAAATTATCACATTGTGATCATGTATGTTTTACGCAGCAGCTTTATTGTAGGCTATATCAGATTATTGCGTGTAGTGTATTGAGAAGATACACTATAAGCAATGATGACAAAGATCTATAAGGAGAAAGGTGTGTGTTAATGTATGGAGCACAACAATGGAGGGGGGGAGTGAATAATGCAATGGAAGAGATGATGAAGGAgcttggaaacaaaaaaaaaagctgattagAGGAGCTGTGTGCAGAAAATTAAGAGGAGGAGGCTAAGGGAGcataagaaaaaaagatgatggaAGAGATGAAGACAAGATATAAAAGGTCTCGTGAACAAGTGAATCAGAGGGCTGCTAgacctcagcagctctctgttcagATCCACAGTCACTGATGGagtcagtggaagcagctgatcTCTGTATGCCTCCACTCAACGCCTCCTGCAAGTCGATGTCTGTTACTCCCGAGGCCATGttcatcaaaacactgctgtcctgtATCACTCTGCTTACTGTGACACTCAACTTGTtggtcatcatctccatctcccactTCAGGCACAGACACTGTTCTAGAAATATAACAGCTAATATTTTTTATGTACTTAATTAGTGGATGGAAACTGTGTTTATTCTTTGCTGCTCTATGCTAAAAATACCAACTTTGAAACATATCGGTATCttcactttgaaatgaaaatgtcattctcattgggtattctgtttttctgccgCAATAAAAATAATCACCATGAAAATCTACTTAATAATACGAAGACACTCCCGTAGTATTTAGTTCATAAACGGTGGAGTGATGTTGTAGAGCTTTATGTGGCATGTAGGTTATGTAGAGTTTGGTTGTCATGTTGCTGTGTCTATAACAGTAAAATTTCACTTTCTCTattctgtctgttaaatatgatcTGCTAACCATTGCACTGAACATGAGGCACTAATCATAATCTCCCCCTCCAGGCAGCTCCAGACCCCCACcaatctcatcctcctctccctggctgtgtctgacttgCTGGTGGGCCTTACAGTGATGCCAGCTGAAATCATtctgctgcagtcctgctgGTTTCAGGATAAAATCTCATGTGTTCTTATGTCCCTGTCTGGCTTCAtcctcacctctgcctctgttggcAACATGGTGCTCATATCAATGGACCGCTATGTGGCTATTTGTTACCCTCTACGTTATTCTTCCATGGTAACACCAAGCAGagttcaaatctgtgtgtctctgtgttggatCTGTTCTGTTATCTACAGTCTTATAATATTGAAAGATGAATTAACACAGATCATTTTGTTTAATTCCTGCTACCAAGAATGTAAAGTTATCATAAACTACATTTCAGGGGCAGTAGACTTGCTTCTCACCTTTTTCGGCCCTGTTACTGTGATCATAGTTCTCtatgtgagagtgtttgtggtGGCTGTGTCACAGGCACGTGTCATGAGGTCTCAAATTTCAGCTGTCAAATCAATTACTGTGACTGTTAAGAAAtcagagatgagagctgctaGAACTCTTGGTATTATCCTTCTTGTGTTTATACTTTGTCTGTGTCCATACTACATTCCTTCTCTAACAGGACAGGACACCACAGTTGGTGCAGAGTCATCAGCTCCAATTTGGCTGTTCTATTGTAACTCCAGTTTTAATCCTCTGATCTATGCCTTTTTCTACCCCTGGTTCAGAAAAGCAGTTAAACTCATTGTCAGTCTTCAGATACTGCAGCCAGGTTCCCGAGAGGCCAAGATGATGTcgaaataaatattttagagTTTACAGTCTAAGTCATGGTTAAGTATGAATGCATGTGATTTTCTCACCTCTACACTCGCTTTGTCCACAAGAATATTTATAGAACACAGTGAAAGCACAGTGTTGTGGTATATAAAAGCATTAATGTTTATAGAACTGAAATTGTACTCTCTTATGTATATTCAAGAACATTTTTTCTTATGTACATGGTATTAAATACTGcttgaaataacatttttcgGTGCTCTGATCATTGTTGACTTATAATTTCTGGTTGTGTAAAATTTAAAGCAGGAACAAAACATTTAGGTACCACATTGTCTCACTGTGTTATGTTCAATAACAGCTTTATTGTTACTCAAACATCGACTGGCTGCTGTTGGCCAtagttttgttttcctgtaaGAAAAGAGAAATCAGGAACATACGTCAGACTTCCACCACATGGGGTCAAATGTCACACCaatcatgaaatgaaaaatgtttacCCACAGTTTACTTGCAGTGGACAGAAATATAGGCAACTAATTTGATAACTGATTATTTGCTTTGGTCATTTTCAAGAGAAGCTGTCAAATATTCTATATAATATATATCTTaatatttgtcacttttttcttAAATCATAGTTCAATGATTGTTTTTCGATTTTGGactatttttcattcatgttttatagaccaaataattaattgtgaaaataaacaataattcattgataatgaaaattGTAATTTGTTTCAGCTCAAGATAGACACACcagcatgctctctctctctctctctctctctctctctctcacacacacacacacacacacacactttttttttttttttttaatgcagcactAATGGTTACACAGAGGGATGATTTAATGTTTCAAAGATTTATTTTACTCCTTCATTTCTCGTATTGTTAAAAAGATGTCATGTGACAAGTAGTTAGATCGTACATCATAAGGAAAATATACTGCATGATGGAGATGTAATGATATCAAAAACATATGGTACAATAATATGCCGATATAAAGTCCATAATATCATATTTATTgcaaaattgtaaaaaaaaaaaaaaaaagaaagaaagaaagaaagaaagaaaaataacttgaaaaagTCCCCTTTATTCATAAATTAGTGTATAGAGAATTTTTATTGATctaaaatttgtttttaacttaacATGCCTCTGCTTCAAACATCAGCTATGGTGAGTCTATTTTGAGACTGGAAAAGAGGCTGCGTCTGTCAGAcaacacttttcatttcccattcacCGGTCATAACATGAGTTATTGGTGGTTAGTGGTTATTGAGATATTGTCAGATTCTTTAAATTGTTACATCCTTAATGAATAACTATGCAAATATCTGTGAATTTATATCATCATACAATTGTCACAGGGACAAGCCCATTACACACTGTTGCTCATAAagttttttttacctctttccaTGAAATGATTGTGACAATGTGATTCATTCTTGACAGATAAACTGTATAACTTCTCAAAACTGTATTAATCAATCTCTTCCAAACAtattcacaatgaaaatgaaatcacaattaACCTTCACAAACTGCACTGGGtattgatttattattttattgttagtataataataaaataataacaataacgacaacaacaaaacaaaaacaataataataataataatagcaatgcattattattattattattattattattattattattattattattcgaGAAGAATTCATGCATATGAATGTCCAATATTActctttcaaatgtcacacagtCACTAATGGCCACCCCTGAATGGGCAGGGCATCCTGGCATGCTAAATAAGTCTCATATCAGGGGAGCAAGTGGGCCATGGCATCTGCTGCACCCCTTCTGCATCAAGATattctctcactgcagctgcccTATGTGCACTAGCGTTGTCGTCTTGCAGACGAAAGTTGTTCCCATAGACCCGTCTTGCATGTGGGAGGCAATGGTTGTCCAGGATGTCTCTGTACATGATGACATTGGCGTTTCCATCCAGCACTTCCAATGGTATCTTTCTTCCATTATGAATACCAGCCCATACCATCACTGAGCCGCCACCAGCTTgagtggtttcctggatgcagTCATCACAAAGGTTTTTGCCATCTGTATGGTTAAGGATATAGCGGCTCTTGTCCAGAAAGATAACACATCACCAGTGCCCAAGCTGTAATCTTTTGTGCTCCCTAGCCCAGTGAAGTCGAGCAACTTTGTGTTGAACAGTTAGGCGTGGACACTCGGTCATTCGTCTTGTTCAGTAACCATGCTGAAGCAACCTTCAGTTTACAGTTTGGCGAGAAACGTTGATTCTATGGTGTCTTCTCCACAAACGATGAAGGTGGCTTGTTTGCACATTGCAGTTTCTACGGCACAGATTAAGCAATTGCCAATCATCTTGTCTGGTAGTCAGTCGTGGTCGTCCTAGAGATTTTCGTGACCTCAAATGACCCTCCTTCTTGATGAACTTTGAGAGGATTTTACAGACCGCACCCAGGGATATTCCAAGCAAACCAGTAATACTGGCTTGTTTGTGACCATCCTGTTGGAGTGCAAGCACTCTCTGACATATTGCCAGTGGCGTTGGACAAGGCATAGCCTAGGGAAGTTCTGTGTcaaatttgtttgaaaaatatttcagaCAATGCTGATAACGTAGATCTATTGCATGCAGGTTTTAGGCAGGAAACggacaacacagaaaacaaagataatCTGAAAACAAAGTTACTCCGACTTTATGGGCAACACTGTAGAAATACTACAATTTGCACTTTGGGTAGAGCACGACACTCCAGTATAAATTGTTATAATTTATGTCTACTGTTCTTTAAACAGACTTTGTTCAGCTGCTCCAtaagtacttttccactctcactcccctgTCAACCACACCCATCTGCCCACTCACTTGCCTGCCTCACCTCTGGAGGCCAGTGGCAAAGGCGAACCGCTTCTGGAGACTGGGGGCGAAGGCGGAGTCCCTCTGGAGGTTGTCGGTGAAGGCGAACAACTTTTGGAGGCCATCAGTGAAGGCGAATCCCTTCTGGGAACTGTCGGAGAAGGCGGAGCCCTTCTGGAGGCTGACAGCGAAAGCGGTGGCCAACAGGAAGCCGTTGGTGAAGGTGAATCCCCTCTGGAGTCCATCGGCGAAGGCGATGCTGATCTGGACCCTGACCTCAAAGGAGGAAACCCTTTGGGACGCTGGGCAGCAGAACcttttttaatttgttatttAACTGTTTCGCATTGGAGGTTTTAACAACAGTTAATCACTCACTGCTCACAGGCACCTTTCCTACAACTTTTAAAACCGCTTTAATTAAACCACTGcttaaaaaagacaatttagATTGGTCTGTCATCTACAGACCAAACTCCAACCTGCCTTTTCTGGgtaacattttagaaaaaaatgttgttaaagAACTTAATGATTTCTATCACATCAGTCAGCTCCtttcctgctgccactctctgtttcatctgctcacctgctcagttGCAACCTTCACCAGCTATCCACGCTTACCTTTTCAATCACCGGACACACACCTGGGATTCATCACCTATTCAGCGCAAGACTTAAGTCACTCTTCCACTACCATAccttgccagattgttcttagcCCTGATGCAAGACTCCTCAGCAATTACTCTCCAACAGATTTCCCGTTATCAACCCAGCCTGCTCCCCTATCCTCTGGTAAAGATCTCTGCTTACTGACCTTGACTACGTCTTTGTCTTGCCCCTTCCGAACCTGATTAACAACAAGGAcgagtcagcctacagggatgaggtTCAGCAACTGGTCATGTGGTGCGCGGGCaacaacaccaagaagaccaaggagtTCATCATGGACTACAGGAAAagcaaaggctgcagtcacacccccattcacgTTGAACGTGactccagcttcaagttcctggttgtccacatctctgaggacctcccctggaccctcaactcctccaccttgaaAGCTCAACAGTgcctctatttcctgaggagactgaggaaagttaacctggcttgTCAGATCCTGGTCAACTTCTACCgctgcaccattgagagcatcctgaccaactgcatctcagtatggtgCGGCAGCTGTACAGGCCTTGCAACGGGTGGTGAAACCGCCCAGTACATCACCGGTGCCCAGCCAACTGCCATCAAGGACCTCCAGCGCGAGCTATGTCTAAGTAGagcatgcagcatcagcagtgacagctcccaccccaaaCATGGACTGTTTGCTCCCTaccatctggtaggaggttcaggagcctccgttTCCACACCAGCAAGCACAGGAATAGCTTATCCCCAGAactgttaccctgctgaactctgtccaccagcagccccaCCACCCTCCAATTGACACTGACACCCCTCTTACCacctcatttctttttcttggaactTGTATGctcctcattttctgtctcatcatttgacTTTTTCCCCCTTTCCATGTTTCTTTaacaaacattcaaataaaaagattaaaacagaaagattcaaaaaaagtttcacaaagAAAAGTTGGAATTAAAAGTTTCAAAAGGATAGATTGGAGCAAAAAAGATTCAAGCAGAAAGATTCAAAATGATTCATAAAGAAAGATTCAAAATGATTCATAAAGAAAGATTCAAACAGAAAGATTCAaacagaaagattaaaaaatattcacaaagaaagattggaataaaaagattaaaagaaagattcaaaagatttaaaaaaaaagattcaaaagaaagatgaaaaaagatTCAAATCAAAAGATTCAAACAGAAAGATTCAAAAAGATTAAGGAAGAAAGATTCAAGAAGAAAGATAGGAATAAAAAAGAGCCAAATTAATGGTGAAATGATTAAGAAAGATTTGTATAAAAAGATTCAtaaagaaagattaaaaaagatttgaaaaaaaaaattaaacagaaagatacaacaacaaacatcGGAACAAAAGAGCCACACAGAAAGATTCAAAAAGAAACATATGATTCAACAAGATTCAAACAAAGATCTGAATACAAAATGGAAGCAAATTTCAATAAAAAGATTAGAATACAGAAGTATCAAAAACAAAGATTCAAATAGAAAGACTGcaacaaaagattaaaaaagatttgaataaaaagaggaaagcagaaagactgaaaaagatTCAATGTGAAAGATTAGAATAAAAAGATTCAACCAGAAAGattcaaaaatattcaaaaagaAAGATTGGAATAAAAAGATTCACAGGAATGATTCAAAAAGATTCAAATACAGAAGTTTCAAGATTCAAAATGATTCGCAAAGAAAGATTCaaagagaaactttaaaaagaCACTCAAAGAAAgattggaataaaaaaaattcagacAGAAAGATTCTAAAAGATTTGAATAAAAAGAGTCAAACATAAAGATTGGaataaaaacattcaacaaGAAAGATTCATGGTGAAtctttctttttgattttttctaGATGAATCTTTTTATTCCAGTCTTTCTTTGTGAATCTCTCTTTGTGAATCTTTAGTTTTGATTCGTTTTGAATCTTTCTCTTTGAATCTTTTATATTTGAatctttttcagtctttctgtttGAATCTTTTTATTCCAGTCTTTTTGAATCttgctgttttgttctgttcttgctcctatttttctttttgaatcTTTACATTCCAATCTTTTGAATCTTTCTGTTTGTATCTTTCTTTGTGAATCATTTTGAATCTCTCTGTTTGACTCTTTTTGTTCCATTATTTCTGTTTGAATCTTTCAGTTTCTTTCAAAGTCTGTACACTCCTTTTTCCGATTCAAATCTTTTTATTCCAATCATTCTTTGTGAATCTTTCCTTTTGAATCTTTCTGTTctaatacaatacaatacaatacaatctGTATATGCCAAAAAC
The Chaetodon auriga isolate fChaAug3 chromosome 3, fChaAug3.hap1, whole genome shotgun sequence DNA segment above includes these coding regions:
- the LOC143317271 gene encoding trace amine-associated receptor 13c-like; translation: MESVEAADLCMPPLNASCKSMSVTPEAMFIKTLLSCITLLTVTLNLLVIISISHFRQLQTPTNLILLSLAVSDLLVGLTVMPAEIILLQSCWFQDKISCVLMSLSGFILTSASVGNMVLISMDRYVAICYPLRYSSMVTPSRVQICVSLCWICSVIYSLIILKDELTQIILFNSCYQECKVIINYISGAVDLLLTFFGPVTVIIVLYVRVFVVAVSQARVMRSQISAVKSITVTVKKSEMRAARTLGIILLVFILCLCPYYIPSLTGQDTTVGAESSAPIWLFYCNSSFNPLIYAFFYPWFRKAVKLIVSLQILQPGSREAKMMSK